One Syngnathus acus chromosome 13, fSynAcu1.2, whole genome shotgun sequence genomic window carries:
- the bicra gene encoding BRD4-interacting chromatin-remodeling complex-associated protein isoform X2 has product MDDEDGRCLLDVICDPEALNDFLHGSETHLDTDDLLDGSGDPASSFFSATGGHVPEVQPTVQLSANEATGLPRVSVDLDFLEDDDILGGSPDGEGGSNGIGTNHEPCDILQQSLAEANITEQSLQEANAELDLESFGISALPQVVQTLPDAGLSGAAGATVGVGISVGGAATAIFPGSAQSATSTPPNATADMLGSVLAQQGLQLQPQVMNKAISVQPFMQPVGLGNVTLQSISSLQTLPNGSQSGHLGIGQIQVVGQPTVMTINQSGQPILAKAMGSYQLHQSGPEVSGATTQTGLGASGGGLLIQSNKTTLGSPSLNGPPTVVSSTNSTSSGTMTAPAGLLGFGSTSLSSGMPPQSQTQGQIMHNVIIQRTPTPIQPKPPQGGALQTKLFKPQQQQQLQQQQQQPTSQNLQNDTTKALGLQQIPVSAAQNVTFLTGKPGSNVVLSTQAATQGSQFQQTLFKQQAAQAAGKPLSVHLLNQSGSIVIPSQTVLQGQNHQFLLPQLQAGGQILTQHPGGHIITSQGPGGQLIANQILTANQNINLGQVLTSQGHPGAAHILSGPIQLQPGQMGTPTLFQMPVSLAQTQAPTQTHTVSGHGPTVIQGMPIQNSLTMLGQVEGLSPAVSLQPALQAQPGGVPSSSSCSSSSSVSGAATMAATITQGQPAECITVLGSATDQAAQQASILSMQQAPPAITAVSSSAPSMSLSSPVTAVGLVSHQAQHSPGRLLFTNQGSSMILSQESLQMFLQQPENREGESTPSVGVPASVIVSGLGVTAPAHTVRDSQLSDSLVGRSPPVLKQVPSSGHQQPLKIQSMSPSPALSGHATAPPVADSPQPSQSPLTLSQHIQSPHHQQSRPPSQPQPASQTPSRSCTPSSHPPPLFIVHNQVAEAPSQPQVAQPQPTQIQVQLLTQPRPASQPAPYHQQEQPPMSQSPKPQLAHSFSAPPAGAVPPAVLKAQVPVHSLTADQQQHLALLGSQIQTLSAISQPSLQQKQLLDKLHQIQQSILLQVKQPAQAQVQAQAQALPPASSQFSLQQDVHVDKAAIASSASAATPAQLSSALQPTSVLITSPATASSDLQVVSGVPGQAGAKVNQSIAPVSLTQPAQIQPNPGVISSGGGMTHGKGGMQIHVLGTNVTQMPAPQPPALLQPQTTAKMPFTAEPSKEARLLEQLRKQQGLVLHPNYSAPFVSFGDTLNRLLPYHLYQGTAISSQDYQKVDDEFESVSSQLLKRTQAMLDKYRYLLFSESKQRLGPSAEMVMIDRMFIQEEKLALSQDRILAKERPEEFVANARLLESLAASQHKSPPAEPTSNVTGVTVAAAAQPPPPPPEPAPPIPAVASHVPPKPPPAPSVSPAPTPAPVAGPPTASFPPTKLVIKQGGGGASVSWSSSCAPPPSGSEPTSQSPYLSRTPASSSFFSSSSNSKMDDDDDDALPQRTSKPPIKTYEARRRIGLKLKIKQDQTGFGKVVHNTALDPVHTSQPNTPKSQPPSTPTPAGVIRTQSPVSVTTTTTQSNPSQSSSSVQMNGTLEHHNPASATPAPSQTTCRLPLRKTYRENVSPRVRPGVPGGGGDDDSAPYPTPTHERTVIASVKVEKRGQDPDSGLDHVADVFNHAVKGVKGIGEDRSEQDADFPKYKRTGGKTKQRQAGTFRMDQHAPGPPSPEFPSLPAKRSKSDSPDMDNASFSSGSPPDDSLNEHLQCAIDSILNLQQEPTLRGHHHRKGGNGRTHSRSAPPHRPSVPPSSSSASSSLAQHPQVGGRGHNGSLVPQTQSR; this is encoded by the exons ATGGATGATGAAGACGGCAGGTGCCTTCTCGATGTGATTTG TGACCCGGAAGCTCTCAATGACTTTCTTCATGGATCTGAGACCCAT TTGGACACTGACGACCTTTTGGATGGTTCGGGTGATCCCGCCAGCTCGTTCTTCTCCGCCACCGGG GGCCACGTTCCAGAGGTCCAGCCTACAGTTCAGCTCTCGGCCAATGAGGCCACGGGTCTGCCCAGAGTCAGCGTTGACCTGGACTTCCTGGAGGATGACGACATCCTGGGCGGATCCCCCGACGGGGAAGGCGGGAGCAACGGCATCGGGACCAACCACGAGCCCTGCGACATCCTGCAGCAGAGCTTGGCCGAAGCTAACATCACCGAGCAGAGTTTACAAGAAGCCAATGCGGAGCTGGACCTGGAATCGTTTGGCATTTCCGCTCTTCCGCAGGTGGTTCAGACGCTGCCCGACGCCGGCCTCTCCGGAGCGGCGGGCGCGACTGTCGGCGTAGGCATCAGCGTCGGGGGGGCGGCGACGGCCATATTCCCTGGCTCGGCCCAAAGTGCCACGTCCACTCCCCCGAACGCCACCGCCGACATGCTGGGCTCTGTGCTGGCTCAGCAAGGTCTTCAGCTCCAACCGCAGGTTATGAACAAGGCTATCAGCGTTCAGCCCTTCATGCAGCCCGTGGGCCTCGGGAACGTGACGCTTCAGTCTATTTCGAGTCTTCAAACTCTCCCGAACGGGAGCCAGTCTGGACATTTGGGGATTGGACAGATTCAGGTTGTGGGTCAACCCACCGTCATGACTATCAATCAGTCCGGGCAGCCCATTCTGGCCAAAGCGATGGGAAGCTACCAGCTGCACCAGTCCGGGCCGGAGGTTTCAGGGGCGACGACTCAGACTGGGCTCGGGGCATCGGGAGGTGGACTTCTCATCCAAAGCAACAAAACCACGTTGGGCTCGCCATCTTTAAATGGACCGCCCACGGTTGTTAGCAGTACAAACAGTACCAGTAGCGGCACCATGACCGCACCTGCTGGACTTCTGGGCTTTGGAAGTACATCCCTAAGTTCAGGAATGCCGCCCCAAtctcaaactcaaggccaaaTCATGCACAACGTGATTATCCAGCGCACACCGACTCCCATTCAGCCTAAACCTCCTCAAGGAGGAGCCCTCCAAACAAAACTTTTCAAGccgcagcagcaacaacagctgcagcagcaacagcagcagccgaCGTCCCAAAACCTGCAGAACGACACCACCAAGGCCCTCGGGCTGCAACAGATTCCTGTTTCTGCAGCTCAGAATGTAACGTTTCTGACTGGAAAACCAGGCTCAAATGTCGTACTCAGCACCCAAGCCGCCACGCAAGGCTCGCAGTTCCAGCAAACCTTGTTCAAGCAACAGGCGGCGCAAGCGGCCGGCAAACCGCTCAGCGTACACTTGTTAAACCAATCGGGCAGCATCGTTATTCCCTCCCAGACGGTTCTGCAAGGTCAGAATCATCAGTTCCTCCTGCCACAGTTGCAAGCGGGCGGGCAGATCCTGACCCAGCACCCCGGGGGCCACATCATAACCAGTCAGGGACCTGGTGGCCAGCTCATTGCCAACCAGATTTTAACAGCCAACCAGAACATCAACTTGGGTCAAGTTTTGACTTCCCAGGGACATCCCGGGGCAGCCCACATTCTATCCGGACCCATTCAGCTTCAGCCTGGTCAGATGGGCACACCCACCCTGTTTCAGATGCCCGTCTCGTTGGCTCAGACGCAGGCCCCGACGCAGACCCACACCGTCTCGGGACACGGCCCAACGGTCATCCAGGGCATGCCTATCCAGAACTCCCTGACCATGCTCGGTCAGGTGGAGGGCTTGAGCCCGGCGGTCAGCCTTCAGCCGGCTCTGCAAGCCCAGCCAGGTGGAGtccccagcagcagcagttgtAGTAGCAGCAGTAGCGTAAGCGGAGCGGCCACCATGGCAGCCACCATCACACAAGGGCAGCCGGCAGAGTGCATCACAGTTCTGGGGAGCGCCACCGACCAGGCCGCCCAGCAGGCCTCTATCCTCTCCATGCAGCAAGCTCCTCCCGCAATCACCGCCGTATCGTCCTCCGCTCCGTCCATGTCCCTGTCTTCGCCAGTGACTGCGGTCGGGCTGGTCTCGCACCAGGCTCAGCACAGCCCGGGGAGGCTTTTGTTCACCAACCAGGGCTCCAGCATGATCCTGAGCCAGGAGTCTCTGCAGATGTTCCTTCAGCAG CCGGAGAACAGAGAGGGCGAATCGACCCCCTCTGTGGGGGTCCCTGCGTCCGTAATCGTCAGCGGCCTCGGCGTCACAGCTCCGGCCCACACTGTCCGTGACAGCCAATTAAGTGATTCGTTGGTGGGTCGCAGCCCCCCAGTGTTAAAGCAG GTACCCTCCAGCGGACATCAGCAGCCCTTAAAGATCCAGAGTATGTCCCCCTCGCCAGCCTTGAGCGGTCACGCCACGGCGCCCCCTGTGGCCGATAGCCCGCAGCCCTCGCAGTCGCCGCTGACTCTCAGCCAACACATCCAGTCGCCGCACCACCAGCAGTCGCGTCCTCCCTCGCAGCCCCAGCCGGCGTCGCAAACGCCCTCCCGCTCCTGCACGCCCTCGTCACACCCGCCGCCCCTCTTCATCGTCCACAACCAAGTCGCCGAGGCCCCCTCGCAGCCTCAGGTGGCCCAGCCGCAACCGACCCAGATCCAAGTCCAGCTCCTCACTCAGCCGCGGCCCGCTTCCCAGCCGGCACCTTACCATCAACAGGAGCAGCCTCCCATGTCGCAATCGCCCAAGCCCCAGCTGGCGCACTCTTTCTCCGCCCCTCCCGCTGGCGCGGTGCCACCGGCCGTGTTAAAAGCCCAAGTCCCCGTCCACAGCCTGACGGCggatcagcagcagcacctgGCGCTGTTGGGATCGCAAATCCAGACGCTGTCGGCCATCAGCCAGCCCTCGCtgcagcagaagcagctgCTGGATAAGCTCCACCAG ATCCAGCAAAGCATCCTGCTGCAGGTCAAGCAGCCGGCTCAGGCTCAAGTGCAAGCTCAGGCCCAGGCTCTTCCTCCAGCCAGCAGCCAGTTCAGCTTGCAGCAAGACGTGCATGTGGATAAAGCGGCGATCGCATCATCGGCCAGTGCGGCCACACCCGCTCAGCTGTCCTCGGCGCTGCAGCCCACCTCTGTGCTCATTACAAGTCCCGCTACAG CCTCAAGTGACTTACAGGTAGTCTCAGGAGTCCCGGGACAAGCTGGAGCCAAGGTGAATCAGAGTATCGCTCCCGTGAGCCTTACACAGCCTGCACAG attCAGCCAAATCCTGGAGTGATCAGCTCGGGTGGAGGAATGACTCATGGTAAAGGTGGCATGCAGATCCACGTGTTAGGTACCAATGTCACCCAAATGCCTGCTCCACAACCTCCAGCTCTTCTACAACCTCAA ACAACAGCAAAGATGCCTTTCACTGCAGAGCCAAGCAAAGAAGCCAG gttgcTGGAGCAGCTGAGGAAACAACAAGGCTTGGTGCTTCACCCAAATTACAGCGCTCCCTTCGTCTCCTTCGGGGACACGCTAAACCGACTGCTGCCTTACCATCTCTACCAGGGAACTGCCATTTCCTCTCAAGATTATCAGAAAG TGGATGATGAATTTGAGAGCGTCTCCTCCCAGCTGCTGAAGAGAACGCAAGCCATGCTTGATAAATATCGATACCTGCTCTTTTCCGAGTCAAAG CAGAGACTTGGCCCCTCGGCAGAGATGGTGATGATCGACCGCATGTTCATCCAGGAGGAAAAGCTGGCCTTGAGCCAGGACCGGATTTTGGCCAAGGAGAGACCAG AGGAGTTTGTGGCTAATGCTCGTCTGTTGGAGAGTTTAGCTGCGTCCCAACACAAGTCCCCTCCGGCCGAGCCCACCTCCAACGTCACTGGTGTCACTGTGGCCGCCGCTGCCCAgccaccaccgccgccgccggaaCCCGCACCTCCCATTCCGGCTGTAGCTTCCCACGTCCCACCGAAACCCCCTCCCGCCCCGAGCGTGTCTCCAGCGCCGACTCCCGCTCCTGTCGCTGGCCCCCCTACCGCCTCCTTCCCTCCGACAAAATTGGTCATaaagcagggtggggggggggcctcGGTGTCGTGGTCCAGTAGCTGCGCCCCTCCTCCGAGTGGGTCTGAACCGACAAGCCAGAGCCCTTACTTATCGCGTACCCCTGCGTCGTCGTCgttcttttcctcctcctccaactCTAAAAtggacgacgatgacgacgacgcGCTCCCGCAGAGGACCAGCAAGCCGCCCATCAAAACCTACGAGGCTCGGAGAAGGATCGGCTTGAAGCTGAAGATCAAGCAGGACCAAACGGGCTTCGGTAAGGTGGTCCACAACACAGCCTTAGACCCCGTGCACACGTCTCAGCCCAACACTCCCAAATCCCAACCCCCGTCCACTCCCACGCCCGCCGGGGTCATCAGGACCCAGTCGCCCGTGTCGGTCACCACGACGACCACACAGTCCAACCCATCCCAGAGCTCGTCCTCCGTGCAAATGAACGGCACCTTGGAGCACCACAACCCGGCCTCCGCCACCCCCGCGCCCTCGCAAACCACCTGCCGCCTCCCCCTCCGAAAGACTTACCGGGAAAACGTCAGCCCTCGGGTTCGGCCGGGCGTCCCGGGCGGCGGCGGGGACGACGACTCGGCGCCctaccccacccccacccacgAGAGGACAGTCATAGCCAGCGTGAAGGTGGAGAAACGAGGTCAGGACCCCGACTCGGGCTTGGACCACGTGGCCGACGTGTTCAACCACGCCGTCAAGGGGGTGAAAGGAATCGGGGAGGATCGCTCGGAGCAGGACGCCGACTTCCCCAAATACAAGCGGACCGGTGGGAAAACCAAACAGAGACAAGCGGGAACTTTTAGGATGGACCAGCACGCGCCGGGGCCCCCTTCGCCGGAGTTCCCTTCGCTCCCCGCCAAgcgcagtaagtcggattcgccCGACATGGACAACGCCAGCTTCTCCAGCGGCAGCCCCCCCGACGACTCCCTCAACGAACATTTGCAATGCGCCATCGACAGCATCCTCAACCTACAGCAGGAGCCCACGCTACGGGGGCACCACCACCGCAAGGGGGGCAACGGCCGGACGCA